One part of the Quercus lobata isolate SW786 chromosome 7, ValleyOak3.0 Primary Assembly, whole genome shotgun sequence genome encodes these proteins:
- the LOC115953688 gene encoding ras-related protein RABE1c-like produces MAAPPARARADYDYLIKLLLIGDSGVGKSCLLLRFSDGSFTTSFITTIGIDFKIRTIELDGKRIKLQIWDTAGQERFRTITTAYYRGAMGILLVYDVTDESSFNNIRNWIRNIEQHASDNVNKILVGNKADMDESKRAVPTSKGQALADEYGIKFFETSAKTNLNVEEVFFSIARDIKQRLADTDSRAEPQTIKINQPDQAAGAAQTAQRSACCGS; encoded by the exons ATGGCTGCTCCACCTGCAAGAGCTCGAGCCGATTACGATTACCTCATAAAGCTCCTTCTGATCGGCGATAGCG GTGTGGGTAAGAGTTGCCTCCTCTTGCGGTTCTCTGATGGGTCGTTTACTACTAGTTTTATTACAACTATTGG TATTGATTTTAAGATAAGGACCATAGAGCTTGATGGCAAAAGAATCAAACTACAAATTTGGGATACTGCTGGCCAGGAGCGGTTTCGAACGATTACAACTG CTTACTACCGTGGAGCCATGGGAATTTTACTTGTGTATGATGTCACTGACGAGTCATCTTTTAACA ACATTAGGAATTGGATTCGTAACATTGAACAGCATGCTTCTGACAATGTCAACAAGATACTGGTTGGTAACAAGGCTGACATGGATGAAAGCAAAAGG GCTGTTCCTACCTCAAAGGGTCAAGCTCTTGCTGATGAATATGGTATCAAGTTCTTTGAGACT AGTGCAAAGACAAATTTAAACGTGGAAGaggttttcttttcaatagCTAGGGATATTAAGCAAAGGCTGGCGGATACTGACTCAAGGGCTGAG CCACAGACAATTAAGATTAACCAACCAGACCAGGCTGCAGGGGCTGCCCAAACTGCCCAAAGATCAGCTTGCTGTGGATCTTAA